The region TTTGAACCAAACTTCTAAGACATTCAACCAAGATATCAATAGGGAGATTTCTTGTAGCTTTTAGTGCAGCGTTGAGCGATTCTGCGATGTTGGATGTCATCATGGTGTATCTTTTTGTTGGTGAGTATGATCTTGCCCAACTTTCATATTTGGCTTTCTCTAAATAGGGTCTAATGCGTTTGTCAAGTCTATCAAGGCTTCTCATGTAGTGTTCACATTCTGTTTTTGTGTATGCTTTTGCTGCTGCAATGAAATTCATTTGTAGCTCTTCTCCTTGGTTTCCATACTTGCTTTTCAAATTATTGAGCAAGTGAAACATGCAATCTCCATGGAACGCATTTGGGTACACTATATGTACTGCATTCTCTATGCTCTTCTTTCTGTCGGAAACAATAGCCAATcctgtgaaggtaaccagttacttttaTAAGATACTAAAAGAAATAGCATGTATTTGTGTATTGGGTTTGGGTAACCATTTCCTTTTTTATATGTAAACCATATGATATAATTGAAGCTACCATACCTTCAGGTTCTCCATATGTGTCTCTCAGTTTGGAGAAGAACCAAAGCCAAGAGTTATCATTTTCTGAGTCTGCTATTCCAAAAGCCAAGACAAAAATGTTGTTGTTTGGATTTAATGTTGATGCTGAAAATAGGGTGCCGCCATGTGCATTTTTTAAgaaagttccatcaacaacaatgATAGGCCTCAAGTATCTCCAACCTTTAATTGAGTTAGAGAAAGCTATGTATAGGTATTTGAATCTATCTTCATTGTCTGTGAGTAGATGTGTTACTGTTCCTGGATTTGCTTGCTTCAACATGTAAAGATACATTGGCAACTTTTGATATGAATCATCGGGGTTCCCTCTTACTAGAAGCAAAGCTTTTTCTCTTGATCTCCATGCTTTTGTGTATCCCATAGTTACTCCAAAGTCATCATTGATGTCATTCATGATGTCATTTGGAGTATAATTTCTTTTGATTGacttgtacttattctttattaatTCCCCAATTATTATGCTTTTTGCTTGCCTATGATCCTCCATAACAATTTCAACTGAGCAAGTATGATTTGGAATGCATTTTCGTACCTTGAATAAATCTTGATTTATGTATTTAGAAGCTCTCACAAACCAATTGCATGTGTCATCTGCGCAGGTAACCAGGTACTCTCTCGGTTctgatctttttgttttgaactggAAGTTATGTAGCATTGCATGGTAGCTAAGAGCTGATTTGATTGTGTTCTTGTCCTTGTAAATCTGTCCTTGCTCTATTTTGTTCACTCTGTAATCAGATATTACTATTTCAATTTCCtccaatttcttttttctttttgaattgTCTTCAATTATAAAATTAGCTACTTCTTCAGCAAGGTGAGGTATGTATGCCACATTGATTCCCTCATTTGTTGTGCTTGACATTCCTTCTTCAAGTAACATATGTTCATTGATGGAAGCTTTGTTTGCTTGCATTAATAATGTCCCCACCTCCATTTCTTGTGCTGCAGCTTTCTGATTTGATTGTTGAAGAAATTTTTTTTCATCACTTGATTCTTGAACTATATTCACATACAATGGTAAGTCTGTTATTTTTTCAgcaacttttttctttatttccatgTAGAACAACACTGAATTGTCTGATTCAATCTTCATTGGTGGTGTTCCTTTGGCTACTTGATAAGAAACTTCAATGCTTGCTCTTGTTTCCTTTATCTCCTGATTTACCAAATTCACCAAGTTGTCAAGAGAACAATTTGGTGGAATCAATATTCCAGTCATTGTGTACCCTTCGTACTCATTTTTTTCATTCCACTTGCCtccaaattgaaccaaagaagtaGTATTTTCCATACCTgtaatattttgtaaatttttaagtAGTTAATTGGATGTAACTAGTAAAGGTAATTGGTTACTTTAGTCTGCAATTAAATACGTCACTGAAAAACTTAATTGGAAAATATAACAGTTtttcaaggtaactggttactttgttGTTACTGAATGTTTTGACAATTAGAATTCAGaccaatattaatttttttttatcgcAAAGACAAAGTTGAATCTAAAATAATCATAGTTCttgttttttgtatatttttggtCAATCAATGCAACCATATTAGtaggtttaattaattttttcaaatttcaagttaattattatgttttttttttaaaaaatagacaTCATGAACttcatgattatcattataatctgTAAAGTAGCTATGAGAAAAATATGAAATCAATGGTTCTATATTATGTAGAAGAATTAggaaattaattgattttaagttGAAGAAAATTAGATTAATATAGTATTTGACAGAGCAAGATTTTACAAACTTGATTTTCTTGGATGCTTTGGACGATGGAGAAGGACGTCGCCGGTGATGGAGAAGGACGTCGCTGGAGAAGCAGATCTGATTGCAGGAAGGTGTTGTTTCATGTGGCTGGAGGTGGCTGGAGGTAACTAGAGGTTTGGGCTTGTGGCTAGAGTTGCCAGAGGAGAATTGTGTTGCCAAAGATGGGTGTTCTTGCAGAAAAAAAAATTCTGTTGGGGATGTTTTTGATCGAGTCAAAATTTCAGCATTGTAGTATTTGCATGTTTAATTACAATACTACCATCCTTAATGGAtgatttgtttgtttattttttagtttttaatgtgGGATAACTCTTCCCATATTCTGATTTTTTTGTAGTTAAATTTTTTCATACAAAGTAAGTAAagtttaattaccatatttttgcacattaatggCTAAAAAGttatatttatgaaaaatcccCTTAAAAATATGTTTGCATTAATTAGCATGGTGAGTTTGTTTATTAGTTAATACTTTTcgtttataaaaaatatttaacatatatttctGTGAAATCTGTCAATAATGGGACTTAATATGCTATGTAGTTCTATGCAATTCTACTTGCTTCTGTTTTATTCAttttgattattttgtttgtttgtacaTACGCATAAAGAATGGAATGAGATGTTGAAGCCATAAGCACTTAAATACATGGCACTTAAGATTTTAATCCAACACAGCTGAGCTAAAGAATGCTACCAAGTAAGGTTCAAGcttcactcaaccatggaagcaacTGAAGTTTTCAATAACTAAGCAGTTGTGAGTTTGACCAGCTTAAAAATGATCCATTTAAGTTATATCGACAAATTTTATTCCAAACAATTGGTGGAAGATCCTTTACCTGAATCCTTTTTGGCTAACTTTTGTCCTTTTTGGAAGATCACAGTAAGTATCGGCAAGCAAAGGCATTGCAAGTTTCTCTGACTCTTCTGCCTAAAGATGTGTGATAGATACCATTTCTTATGTGCAGTGTGCAAAATACACTGATTTGGTGGCACTTTCAATTGTTAAAGCAGCTACCATTGCTGCACTTTGACAAGTCTTTGAGTAGATACATTGTAAAAGATAACTGAAATCAGGTAGATGGCAAACAAGCAGTCTCTGATACACAGGGATCAACACACAATACTCTGGCAGAGTTTGGTCTGCATATCAACTTGTAATTTGATTTATATTTGAACTAATAAATTGACAAGAATAATATGAAATTTTAGGCAATGCTTGACCAGAATTGTGGAGCGTATTTTTAAGGACAGTTTTATTCATCAGAAGAAACAAGAGAGTTGCAagtttctaactaaatttatcatcaaattatTTGAAACACTGGTAATAATCTGTGCTCTAATTTTGCTCAATTTTCAGTGTCTACGAACTAAAAAAGAAATGAAACTGCCCAGGGTATAAAGCCTGCAACATTTCAAGTCCATATTCAAAAATTGGTCCAATCTCAACTTAAATTTACAGTGGTCAGAAATAGGGAAGGCTTTAAATTAGTCAGAAAGCTATTAACTTTATTGGCTTATTCTAACTTAATATAGAAGCCTCTGTTGTAaggttttgaatttttttttgtaaaaacatGCCAAAGAGAATCATTTAAACCAAATATGTGAACAATAACTCTATTTGGAGATGATTTTCAATACGCACAAACTTGAAGATGGTGCTATAAGTGCCTTTAACAAACTTAGGTGCTTATTTTTTTAGTTACTGAACATCTAAACTACTAGGGCACGCTATATAAGGATCCTGAAAAGTCAGGATTTATATCCGCATATAGACTATTGTAATCTTGCCTAATTAATGTAGAATATCAAGAAATTAATGTAAAATATATGTAATAAAGAGAAATTACCCAATTTTGCAAGTTACCTTAGCCTGTCAATTAATCCCCTATAAATAGAAAGGGAATAGACTGGAAAAAGAAGAAAACTCTTGCATACTGAATCTCTCGAGAAATTTTCATAAACAATTCTCTTTagagaaatatagcaataatacagAGTCGTGGACTAAGTAGATTTAAACCACTGAACAACGTAAATTATGTGTAttctatatttattgtttaaaagTAAGCCTAGTTATCTCTTATGAATTTCTTAattctaagttgacaaaaaactgtGTCATCactttagtgctttcattgagagcaataTTAGGCTTAAgatttttattcaatttttttttttgaaaagatgGTGATGGTGACCAGAAGATCTGCGTGTGAAGATGAGTCAACCTTGGCTACTGAACAGAGGGATCATTAGTTGCCAATTACATCGGACTAGTCGAGCAAGAAAGTGTCGAGCTTAAGAATTCGCTCGCCCACGCCAATATGCGTATTGATGAGATAATGTGTGTGTGAGTGTTCTATGGTTCTAATCCCCGTCATTGTGACATGTatatttaattgatatttttttattaataatagtaAACAATATGTTCTACCATGCTTATTGTTAGTAGTGGGTGCCTCTATCAGTGGAATAGAAACATTTTTCTTTGAGAAGTTTACAAAATTACCTAATATAATACTAAAATACGAAAtctagaaaaaattaaaaaatatggaagagcataattgtaaatacaaattttttttaaactaagTTTACAATTTGTAACAATACcattttttttaaccaaaatttacaaatttataactaaaacttacaaatttataactaaagtttacaagtttgtaaccatATGTTGCAATTTTGTAAACACCATTTacagattaaatagaaaattgttACAAGCAGTAACAAAACTGGTAtccatatttttataatttttataaaattctttatttttcaattttcttttttttaaatttacagtgctaatttttcctttttcttttatgACAAGTTTCCTTGAATATTTCTATATATTGTTGATTTAAAGTTTGTTTCTTTTAATTTGGTAATGCTATTGGTAAGTTGGATGTTGCCATTGGTTTATTTGGATTTTGTTATTAGGGTATTTTCTCAAGGACATCAAGTGCCTAGATCAAATGGCGACACCTCATGGCTTTCatagataattttttttctctaattTCTTTATAACTTATTAGGATAGTTTATTTATGAGGAAATtgtattttatatgagatttttaatagagtgtgaaAAAATATgacctttttttaaaaaaaaaagttaatctatgattttttttttaagaattttcacttttatgggtttattttcccatattttttttttataaaagttggtttatgctatagttttactcttaatcaattttttattaatttggaagggtatgtttgtaatttgattattattttttttagcttatttgtttttttttatattactaattttatattaaatttttctttggttgttttgcaatttttttttttgtaatatgaattgtttttaaaattatttttatttattataagcactttttccttttttttagaaTGTATGCTTcatttttcaaatcctgggtaaggtaaccagttacttgattgatctttgacagttatggaaaaaaaaatcctagagctaggttaaataacatgtaccaggaggggtaaccaattATCCTGAGAGGAGCAACTTtctaccataagaggggtaactagttaccataagaggggtgacgagttactcatattaaatatgaaaagaaatatcaaatttgaaggaaaaagaggaataACACTTCATTagtaaaggaagaagaagtaactatgattttagtaacataggtaaccagttaccataaagaacccataaatatacacacaccagaacgtgaaggtaaccagttacccccagaaatatacacacaaagaacgtgaaggtaactagttacccattcacgttttcatatttttattagttttctttccaaattttggtattcctataagtgttacggtaaaaagaaaatgctgaaaaaattaatttgaatttttttacatatagtggaaaaactataaaaaaattacaataataaataaaaaatagtaaaataattacgtaatgttaaaatatatgtgtgaaaaaaaaatagaatgagaaaagaataagtacaaaaatgaaaaaaaaaaaagaaatgatgaaggaaaaaaagacAGATGAATAAAtacaaatgaaaataagaagaagaagaagaaaaataatgaaaaaatgaaaagaaaaaaatatgaatgaagaaatttgtagaaaaaaaatggaagaataaaaaaaagctcataagtgtgaaaaaagaaaaaaaaaatggaaagagaaaataataaatagaaaaatgaagaaaaaatagagggaaaaaaaaaaggaaacaaaattgaaaaaaatatgaacaaaaaaagCAAAACAATACAAATGTGTTATCCAAAGAAcaggtgtggatgacgtggcaaatatttttaacatgtggctgacacctggtagaggttttgttcgaccatcgaccagggagattcccaTGGCGTAACATTTggactttatatacgaccagcttagTCGTATACTCCggatattttgagaagatcttgtgtaattatgatcatatccgagattatctcccatgattcctgagtatccaattaattaggaaagaatatctgtaacaaatttatgtaatcttccttgagcctataaataaagagaaatagctcaaggaagggggtcttctttctttttggctaATTTGAGTTTGTGCTTTACAAGAGAGTGAGAGCTATTACTttctaattgtattattcatccctctaaggctagTGAAattcgaagaaccctagttctttgatcactcctttgagattcaatatcaataatagcttaagtggacgtaggtcattaccaattcttggggccgaaccactataatttctttgtgtcgtttactgttatTTCCATTAGATCTGTTTCAATACCTTctgtcacatcaagcatttgactccgtgtcagttgaccaaaacgagggtcaacattctggtgctttcattgagagcttgagacgagattgttgaagcactaatggcaaagacaaccaggaaggctggacaggctgctgacgctgcaccatctcaacctcctcctccgaacatggctgagaatgagccacacttggagtttgatgaggaggaactggactccgaaatgctgagaaatactctgggagtattgcaagatgagttggccaatctgagggccagtcaagaaagtgcctCAGAGACCATGGCGCGGTAGCAACAAGAACTAGAgcgtcagcgccaagagctgagtgaaagacaggcggagatggaccgtcatcAGAGGGAGTCCATGGAAGCCCTTAAAGCcgccctccaattggctaggaattaggTTGCACCTGCCTCGAAGCCTGACCAACCCCCGAGtaggccacctcaaagaggtcccaatcctagccctccgcttcagccaacgagccctcaaaggccggagcaaccaccaatgcctcaggatgatgtcccacctagggaccctaagatgcaacctccatcccaggctggttgaGATAATCCCCCACTTCCAAAgtagaatagggctgggcagcagccCCGAGACCCTAGACGCCcaaggggtgaagagccgcacccaccgagcagggggcagcgtccttctggcaacagaaggaactcagaaaTAGGCTCTGCGGTCGGGGggcccccacgacatgataatgcatggggacctattgaccagcgcaggcctccccctaacgctcaggAAGTTCCAGCCCAGGGAGGCAATCGAGGAGACAGtcagtcccaccatagccaatcaaggttcagagatggccatgttgcctgtcaagttagatccgccctcgcatcgaagaattacatacgaccaaggccaaaatagccaactgttgatggaatccctagacctGGTTGAGGAGAAATGAGAAAAGGCCCAACTccaagtagctgcgtaccagcaaaaagtcgctcgatattttaactctagagtaaaagaaagaaagttcaacattGGAGACTTAGtgcttcgacgagttttcttaaacactcgCGAcgcagctgctggagtactcggaccaaactgggaaggaccttatcagattgaagaagtccttcatccaggcacctataaacttgcacgcttaaatggagatctcgttccgcgttattggaatggagaacacattcacaagtactatcaataaacagtccttcttaaaggacagacttgtattaatttttactttttacaagttctaaaaaagggttagccatgttatatggctaatcgcttataagtgtaagatctttcaaagattactcgtaaagacatgtttagtccatttaaatacaagaattataagggactgtgcgcagccagtcattcttgtcaaactttgtaattttttacaagtatttgttcattacgtgtgttgttttgctgtattataagttctacattttataccgagcagtaatgttcataaaggttttggtcaaggcaagtgaccaaggacctaaagctcctcagtcacttggggggcatataaggtacatcgatagcaaagcataccaagaggtatctAAACACATGaataaaataagtgaaagcatactacggtacttagagtatttttcaaaatttatattttgaaaaatcaagccaaagtactatgctaggttcggtcatgcgaacagatattataataaagcaaaaatattataatgtcaaaggaatccttttacattgcgagcagtattgcttggatgtaactgttcaaataaaagtaaaattgcTACCCTTGCAGCAATGAAagataaattgtctttacaacacGACCTGTGGGTCGTGTAGTTAAGATAAAAGAAGGAGAAAAAAGAattaaggagctggagggtcttgaggagcgccTTGGTCGACGGCTGGGCCAGCTTCAGcatctgcaccatctatccctgctgccagggaaatctctggggaagAAGGCACTTCAGcgttctcttcttcttccaggcGAATGGCACATTGCGCCATTAAAGTCTTCCTCAAGCGTTCTGACAGATAgctgaagttagcctcccggttgtgcttccagaactcgtagaagcaacggtgagtggcttccttgtacctCTCCAAGTTCTTGGCACCAGCCTCCTTAAGCTCTTGCACTCGTTTGCCGAGTTCCTCCACCTCCTGCCTGCTGGTGATCAGATCAAGCTCGTGCTGTACAACTTGTTGATAGTTGAGCTTGGCGCTTTCCCTGAACTTTTCCCTGGAttcattggatttcttcagggCGTCCCGGGTTTTCCAGCAGCTCCTTGGTCAGAGTAGCCTTGTCCTCGAGCAGCTTATCCTTTTGCTTGGACAGCTCTATCTTTTCCTCGAGCAGCTCACCATTCTGTTTTGCAAGCTTGTTGTTTTTATCTTCGAGTGCTTGCTTAGCCTCGACGAGCCTGGTATCGAAGTTCCTACCCCGAGACaccaacgccccaacacggcGCTAGCCAGCAATTATGGTCAGCAGTCCTTGAAATCagatagaaaaagataaagtaaaggcagggaatcaaaaataaattttacATCACCAGGagttgacttacgctaactatctcgttcagccctctgttGAGGACTTGATCAGCCTCCATAGAAGCAGTTTCAGTAATAGCTGCCTGGCTGCATTTATGCTTGGAGAGGTTGTAGATCCTCTCCCTGGCAGAGCTGACCAcgaggctgggcagggagccttcgggctgagtgTGCAATGTGTGGCTGCTAGGAGCCTTAGGAGAAGGCTGCTGGTCGGCGGGAGTTGAGGCTGGCTGCTCGAGGGGCGTTGGAGGTAGTGAGTTCTTCTTCGAAGGGGCGGTGGCTAGAGGATCGCCAGTTCGGGCCTTCTTCGAGGCAGTCttactgctttcccctcgagccctcttgctgtCCTTCTTTTGGCCAGAAGAGGCAGCATCAGCCTTGTAATGCTCGAAtacgtcctcagagtccatatctgcacaaaGGAAAACAACATGGGCATTGGGACAAGATGGTCACACAGggaaaaaaaatgaaagtgaaaagattacaagtaaagtactcgcgctacaactattggtcattacattatttactgaactacctactgcttggaagaaatctgaatttaagatgggagcattcttaaagtttccatccccgtcgaacatatgacagggaattggcaaatgttttaaaagcgaaattactgTACCATTATCATTCGATgagtcgtcagagagttcggtaggctcggcggccttttgctttccttttcccttgggagccaagAGCCTCTCCGCTCGGTGAGTGTTGGCTGGTTCCCTGATcataaccccagttggtctcctctacggaggagacgcttggggttgctgctcgggttccgtTTCGGTGCGAGCATTCCCCGCCGAAGGCCCACTCGTAGCTGGTTGAGGGtcccagaggccagccaacctaaggttagcctctgtaactaaatttttgacactcttctcagcatctaacatgctggctaagagttccgcccttgaatccatccctggagttgggttcggtcgcagccatgggcttGAAACACATTGAAAGTTCAAGACATTGTGGTGGAAAAACGCTAAGTGAAGAAGCCAGCGATGTGAAAGTTTTCCCTCCtcgtgtgaaagccaagttgtctgcgaccaggtcaggcgtaaggaagtactcctggtagtacctccccaagttggagatatgggtggtgtcagtcaggaaagtgcgcccggtttcctgatgacaaagatggaagaaccccgtgccttcttggttggggttagatttgaggtcgaacaggtagttgacctcgtgtggcgaTGGCGtaggccattttttctggctatacaggatatagagtgcggccaacattctatatccgtttggggtaatttggaaggagGCAACTCCGAAGTAGTTGGCTACCCCTtgaaagaatgcatgaagaggcaaagtggctcctgcctcaaCAAGAAACCGCGACCAGGTGCTGTAAGCACCTCCAAGTAGGTCAGCTCTTTGGTCGGggttaggtttgactagggtcaccccaatCAGATTATATTTTTtcaagtagttggcgatcattctgaccgTCACCCTACTTGCGGAGACAACATGCCACTCGACGTCCGGTTGAATAGCCTGTCGAGGGCGGGCATGGCCTTGAATAtttgggtcaggaatattttcgtctcgaccactggtcgagggagcatcagcagtaggctgatGAGAAATGTTGGAAGTTTTTCTTTTCAGggctttggttttggtgcgagccatattttgagacGAGACTGGGGAggtgtttaggttaatttgagaGAAAGGAATATCTGGTATCAAGGTAGAAGGATGTTCTTCGTCTTCAAGCAGTTGAGCTAGGAGGTCgtcgtcaatgggtctttctcctccccacgggtcttgcatatgaactgcaaacagacaaaggaggagataagacgcacagcctgggaaCTTATGTGGAAAGTttgaataacgttgctcgcgtctatcgaccagcatCATTCTAACtgaacactaagttttatgctggcagtttgaaaaacggatcaaaaaggaaagtaaaaagttttctgaaaagaagctttttcaactcctaaagggcgggaaaaacccagttttttaactagcctaaaaatcaaatttttacgtcgattttacgccctaaacctatgatcctgactatcaaactgattcctaacttatgtagagcaaaaatacactaccctatcaagcatcaacggtttatacaaaatcctcacacatttctactcaagaacgcaaaaaatttcagagcatagtaatagtatgcatggcatctcgaAGAGTTTAAAAGATGAAGAAATTACTTGGATGAAGGTTGGAGATTCTGAAACTGGATGACTTTGGGCTTGCAAACAAAGAACCCTTAAGCAAAGTGACGGGAGACCTTCGAAGTTCTGAGCTCTAGGAtagagttcttgagagttcttggcaggaAATGGCGAATAAAAGGTTAAAAGGTGAATGAGAGGGTTACTTATAGAAGCCAAGGTGTGACAAAAAGTAGTAATCATgatttccctttttcgaagcatgggggaaTGTAACAGCAGTCAAAGTAGTTTATTGAAAActaaaaaggcttgattagacatgattaggTCACGATTTTAAAAAACGCacgagggctctgacagatttcgtggggcatatgaaaggtttttttttcctaagtttacttattgctggtcgcaataaataaacttgggggcaaattttATCCAAAGAacaggcgtggatgacgtggcaagcttttgtaacacgtggctgacacctggcagaggttctgtttgACCATTGACCAGGGAGATTCCCATGGCGTAACATTTGGACTTTATATACGactagcttggtcgtatactctggatattttgagaagatcttgtgtaattatgatcatatccgagattatctcccatgattcctgagtatccgattaattaggaaagaatatctgtaacaaatttatgtaatcttccttgagcttataaataaagagaactagctcaaggaagggggtcttctttctttttggctaATTTGAGTTTGTGCTTTACAAGAGAGTGAGAACTATTACTttctgattgtattattcatccctctaaggctagtgaaactcgaagaaccctagttctttgatcactcctttgagattcaatatcaataatagcttaagtggacgtatgtcattaccaattcttggggccgaaccactataatttctttgtgtcgtttactgttatTTCCA is a window of Humulus lupulus chromosome 4, drHumLupu1.1, whole genome shotgun sequence DNA encoding:
- the LOC133831815 gene encoding uncharacterized protein LOC133831815, whose amino-acid sequence is MENTTSLVQFGGKWNEKNEYEGYTMTGILIPPNCSLDNLVNLVNQEIKETRASIEVSYQVAKGTPPMKIESDNSVLFYMEIKKKVAEKITDLPLYVNIVQESSDEKKFLQQSNQKAAAQEMEVGTLLMQANKASINEHMLLEEGMSSTTNEGINVAYIPHLAEEVANFIIEDNSKRKKKLEEIEIVISDYRVNKIEQGQIYKDKNTIKSALSYHAMLHNFQFKTKRSEPREYLVTCADDTCNWFVRASKYINQDLFKVRKCIPNHTCSVEIVMEDHRQAKSIIIGELIKNKYKSIKRNYTPNDIMNDINDDFGVTMGYTKAWRSREKALLLVRGNPDDSYQKLPMYLYMLKQANPGTVTHLLTDNEDRFKYLYIAFSNSIKGWRYLRPIIVVDGTFLKNAHGGTLFSASTLNPNNNIFVLAFGIADSENDNSWLWFFSKLRDTYGEPEGLAIVSDRKKSIENAVHIVYPNAFHGDCMFHLLNNLKSKYGNQGEELQMNFIAAAKAYTKTECEHYMRSLDRLDKRIRPYLEKAKYESWARSYSPTKRYTMMTSNIAESLNAALKATRNLPIDILVECLRSLVQKWVWNNSNNANGTFTKVSTATENELRHDIVSKMKYKVLPFNPIEYQVRDENGTNFTVNIHNRTCTCNRFQEDEMPCGHAVAIIAKRNLGVYDYCAKFYKTETLKAMYEENVHPLPHKDEWNLPQHLDIVVLPPKATIPAGRPRKKRIRSRGEPKVIITCGKCGQPGHNRKTCMNPPIDKANKQKKQKS